The DNA region GCCGCGCCAGTGTACACCTTGACCCTCCGGACCCGATCTCATAGACTCCTAAGGTTTTGGCGGCGGGCGGCCATTCCGGCGGGGCCCGACTGCGCTCTGTTCGAGATTTATGCCCAAGCGTGCACTCATCACCGGCATCACCGGGCAGGACGGCTCGTACCTGGCCGAACTGCTGCTCGACAGGGGTTACGAGGTCTGCGGCATCGTCCGGCGGCTGAGCGCGCCGAACGAGTGGCGCATCGAGCATCTGGCGAGCCGGCTCCGGCTGCTGCAGGCCGACCTCCTCGATCAGCTGTCGCTCATCAAGGCGGTGGAGCAGGTCGAGCCCGACGAGTTCTACAACCTGGCGGCGATGTCGTTCGTGCCGAGCTCGTGGGATCAGCCGATGTTGACGGGCGAGTTCAACTCGCAGGGCGTCACGCGGTGTCTCGAGGCGATCCGGCAGGTGAACCCGCGGATCCGGTTCTACCAGGCGTCCTCGTCGGAGATGTTCGGCAAGGTGCGCGAGGTGCCGCAGACCGAGCTCACGCCGTTCTACCCGCGGAGCCCCTATGGGGTGTCGAAGGTGTTCGGGCACTACATCACGGTGAACTATCGAGAGAGCTACGGGCTGTTTGCGTGCTCGGGGATTCTGTTCAACCACGAGTCGCCGCGGCGGGGGCTGGAGTTCGTGACGCGGAAGGTGAGCGACGGCGTGGCGCGGATCAAGCTGGGGCTGGCGCCCGACCTGAAGCTGGGCAATCTCGACGCGCACCGCGACTGGGGGTTTGCGGGCGACTACGTGCGGGCGATGTGGCTGATGCTGCAGCAGGATCAGCCCGACGATTACGTGGTGTCGACGGGCATCGCGCACTCGGTGCAGGATCTGGTGGAGACGGCGTTCTCGCACGTCGGGCTCGACTGGCGGGAGTACGTGAAGACGGATCCGGCGTTTCTGAGGCCGGCGGAGGTCGACCACCTGATTGGGGATCCGAAGAAGGCGAGGACGGTGCTGGGCTGGGCGCCGGAGGTCGACTTCACGGGTCTGGTGAGGATGATGGTGGACGCGGATCTGGAGCGGCTGGGGCGGTAGCGGAGACACGAGAACATGGCGAAGACACCGCTCGTGATCGTCGGCGCCGGTGCTTTCGCCGAGGTGGCCTGCGAGTACTTCACGCATGACACTGGCCACGAGGTCGTAGCGTTTGCCGTCGAACGGCCGTTCATCACGCGCGACACGGTACTCGGGCGCCAGGTCGTGCCTTTCGATGAGCTGCCGGCTCGCTATCCTCCAGGCGACGTGTCGTTTCACGTCGCGATCACGTACTTCAGACTGAACCAGGTGCGCAGGGCGTACTT from Acidobacteriota bacterium includes:
- the gmd gene encoding GDP-mannose 4,6-dehydratase, whose amino-acid sequence is MPKRALITGITGQDGSYLAELLLDRGYEVCGIVRRLSAPNEWRIEHLASRLRLLQADLLDQLSLIKAVEQVEPDEFYNLAAMSFVPSSWDQPMLTGEFNSQGVTRCLEAIRQVNPRIRFYQASSSEMFGKVREVPQTELTPFYPRSPYGVSKVFGHYITVNYRESYGLFACSGILFNHESPRRGLEFVTRKVSDGVARIKLGLAPDLKLGNLDAHRDWGFAGDYVRAMWLMLQQDQPDDYVVSTGIAHSVQDLVETAFSHVGLDWREYVKTDPAFLRPAEVDHLIGDPKKARTVLGWAPEVDFTGLVRMMVDADLERLGR